A single region of the Candidatus Aminicenantes bacterium genome encodes:
- a CDS encoding PP2C family protein-serine/threonine phosphatase, with amino-acid sequence MNNTSQDERLAQAEQRIRFLERELERFSDLARTFDPPPSELPEVPWIDVYGEALPRNRQAGGDHIIYIDFKKRYKMEKLIRQAPENLKKKLRATAARAGIAVLDVEGHDFSSAFIASVFHQAFLLGVSYELQFFGEITPNLLENINTRFFNSSGISKSLTVVYGEISANGTFRFISAAHPPPKVFSNEFDRLVAISDDRLVSFPQIGTMPSPGNSEISVPLLGVKEKYTINEINLMGRGDILILYTDGLSDHRDAEGNKYFPGRLEERLRENKHLPAREIFQRIKDDLFAFNDRPDDDITLVIIKKI; translated from the coding sequence ATGAACAACACCAGCCAGGACGAACGTCTCGCCCAAGCCGAGCAGCGCATCCGCTTCCTCGAACGGGAGCTCGAGCGCTTCAGCGACCTGGCGCGCACCTTCGACCCGCCGCCCAGCGAGCTGCCCGAGGTGCCCTGGATCGACGTCTACGGCGAAGCGCTGCCGCGCAACCGCCAAGCGGGAGGCGACCACATCATCTACATCGACTTCAAGAAGCGCTACAAGATGGAAAAACTGATCCGCCAGGCGCCGGAAAACCTGAAGAAAAAACTGCGCGCCACTGCCGCCCGCGCCGGCATCGCCGTCCTCGACGTCGAGGGGCACGATTTCAGCTCGGCCTTCATCGCCTCGGTCTTCCACCAGGCCTTCCTGCTCGGCGTCTCCTACGAGCTGCAATTCTTCGGCGAGATCACCCCCAACCTGCTGGAAAACATCAACACCCGCTTCTTCAACTCCTCGGGAATCTCCAAGAGCCTGACCGTGGTTTACGGCGAGATCTCCGCCAACGGCACCTTCCGCTTCATCTCGGCCGCCCATCCCCCGCCCAAGGTCTTCTCCAACGAGTTCGACCGCCTGGTCGCCATCAGCGACGACCGGCTGGTCTCGTTCCCGCAGATCGGCACCATGCCCTCGCCGGGCAACAGCGAGATTTCCGTGCCGCTGCTCGGGGTCAAGGAAAAGTACACCATCAACGAGATCAACCTCATGGGCCGGGGCGACATCCTCATTCTCTACACCGACGGCCTCAGCGACCACCGCGACGCCGAAGGCAACAAATATTTCCCTGGCCGCCTCGAGGAGCGGCTCCGCGAGAACAAGCACCTTCCGGCACGCGAGATCTTCCAGCGCATCAAGGACGATTTGTTCGCCTTCAACGACCGGCCCGACGACGACATCACCTTGGTGATCATCAAGAAGATATGA
- a CDS encoding low specificity L-threonine aldolase, with the protein MNVNTMFGSDNHAGVHPEILKAIAVANRGPAVAYGLDPFTAAAIEKFKEHFGQTADVYPVFNGTGANVISISTLARSFQAVICSAHAHINADECGAPEAGTGCKLLAVHTADGKLTIDDIGRQLQGRLDQHRVQPAVVSITQASELGTVYSVDEVKAIADFCHRHNLTLHMDGARICNAAAHLEKGLGEISGGAGVDILSFGGTKNGLLLGEAVVCFRPELSKDTIFIRKQSMQLASKMRFISAQLTALLTDELWLQNASHANNMAQLLARQVKEIPGVRIVQKVQANAVFASLPRPAIDKLLKKYFFYIWDEDKNEVRWMTSFSTTEEDIAKFATTITESCG; encoded by the coding sequence ATGAACGTCAACACCATGTTCGGCAGCGACAACCATGCCGGAGTGCACCCGGAAATACTGAAGGCGATCGCCGTTGCCAACCGCGGCCCGGCCGTGGCCTACGGCCTCGACCCCTTCACCGCCGCGGCGATCGAAAAATTCAAGGAGCATTTCGGCCAAACGGCCGACGTCTACCCCGTCTTCAACGGCACCGGCGCCAACGTCATCTCCATCTCCACCCTGGCGCGGTCGTTCCAGGCCGTGATCTGTTCCGCGCACGCCCACATCAACGCCGACGAGTGCGGTGCGCCCGAAGCGGGCACGGGCTGCAAGCTGCTGGCCGTGCACACGGCCGACGGCAAACTCACCATCGACGACATCGGCCGCCAGCTGCAAGGGAGGCTCGACCAGCACCGCGTCCAGCCCGCCGTCGTCTCCATCACCCAGGCCAGCGAGCTGGGAACGGTCTACAGCGTCGATGAGGTGAAAGCGATCGCTGATTTCTGCCACCGCCACAACCTCACCCTGCACATGGACGGCGCCCGGATATGCAATGCCGCCGCCCATCTGGAAAAGGGACTGGGCGAGATCTCAGGCGGCGCCGGGGTCGACATCCTCTCCTTCGGCGGCACCAAGAACGGACTGCTGCTGGGCGAGGCGGTGGTCTGCTTCCGCCCCGAGCTGAGCAAGGACACCATCTTCATCCGCAAGCAGTCGATGCAGCTGGCCAGCAAGATGCGCTTCATCTCCGCCCAGCTCACGGCGCTGCTCACCGACGAGCTCTGGCTGCAGAACGCCAGCCATGCAAACAACATGGCCCAACTGCTGGCCCGGCAGGTGAAAGAGATCCCCGGAGTGAGGATCGTCCAAAAGGTCCAGGCCAACGCCGTCTTTGCCAGCCTCCCCCGCCCCGCCATCGATAAATTATTGAAAAAATATTTCTTCTACATCTGGGACGAGGACAAGAACGAAGTGCGCTGGATGACCTCGTTCAGCACGACCGAGGAAGACATCGCCAAGTTCGCCACCACCATCACGGAGAGCTGCGGCTAG